The window TAGTACGCAATTTCTTTGCCTCTGCATTGAAATCGCCTGAAATACCATCCGACTCAAAATACCTGGGATAGGCGCTATGGTATGCAGACATAAGCCTGTCCCAGGGCAGATCCGCGAAATGCCCATGGTCTTCAACATATTCCATATGCCTTTTGCCTGTGGCATCAAAGGGGTGAAACACACTGTCTTTTTGACCATCAAATTCCAGGGGGAGTACACCAAAAGCCTGACACAGGCTCAAGTTGAATGTCGGCGTCGCCTTGACCCATTTTCCTTCCAGGAATACATCTGTGTACCCGTGCCACTCGAAAAGATCCGTGCCCATTTTTGCCCTGAGTTTGGGCGTGGTTAAATGGTTCTTCACATTGGCAAATCCCAGACGGGCCGGTATGGACTGGGCCCTGAGGCAGGCAGCCAAAAGTACGGCTTTTGACACGCAGAATCCCTTGCCTGTGCTCAGAGTCCGGCTTGCCTTGAAACCCTCTTGGAAGTTAGGAATCTCATAGGGGTCATACCGAATCTGATCTCTGACAGCGTAAAAAATGCTGACAGCCTTTTTCACCGGGTTATCCGATGGCCCTGCATTCCGGGATGAAAATGCAATGATCTTCTCATGATCCGCATCTATGAAAAACGTCGGTGCACAATACAAGGAGAGCTGGTCAATATTCATATCTTTTATCCTGAAAATTAAGTTATCGCCCTGTGGACGGGCTGTTAGCCCTTGGTTGTGGGGAAATGGTCCTAACTATTAATTAACAAACCTGATCAGAATCATTGAATTGGTCTAAGCGGGTCAAAAAATCCTGCATTTGAGCCCATTCATCCTGGGAGAAACAGTTTAAAAATTTTTGGTTTGTTTCTTCAAATAGTGTCATGATGTTTTTTTTATGGTCAAGAGCATACTGTGTAAGAAAAATTCTCAAAGACCGACGATCCGCCCTGTCCGCTTTTCTCTCAATCCAGCCCTCTTTTTCGAGCCGGTCAAGCAACCCTGTTGTTGTCGCCCTGTCCTGGGAGGTTTTCTCTGCTATCTCACTTGGCAATAATCCATCTTCTTCCAGAATCGCAAGCATCATAAAAAATTGTCCGTGTGTAAGGTTATACTTGGATATCTCTTGTCGATAAGCCTTTGTTACCCGGCGTACTGTTTTACCCAATCGAAAGCATACGCAATCTTCAAATAGCAACTGAACCTCTCAAATTATTGATTATAATTTTTACAGTTATTAACATACAAATAATTTAAATACAAACTATTTATATATTTCAGAATC is drawn from uncultured Desulfobacter sp. and contains these coding sequences:
- a CDS encoding MarR family transcriptional regulator gives rise to the protein MLFEDCVCFRLGKTVRRVTKAYRQEISKYNLTHGQFFMMLAILEEDGLLPSEIAEKTSQDRATTTGLLDRLEKEGWIERKADRADRRSLRIFLTQYALDHKKNIMTLFEETNQKFLNCFSQDEWAQMQDFLTRLDQFNDSDQVC
- a CDS encoding transglutaminase family protein; this translates as MNIDQLSLYCAPTFFIDADHEKIIAFSSRNAGPSDNPVKKAVSIFYAVRDQIRYDPYEIPNFQEGFKASRTLSTGKGFCVSKAVLLAACLRAQSIPARLGFANVKNHLTTPKLRAKMGTDLFEWHGYTDVFLEGKWVKATPTFNLSLCQAFGVLPLEFDGQKDSVFHPFDATGKRHMEYVEDHGHFADLPWDRLMSAYHSAYPRYFESDGISGDFNAEAKKLRTNSHGLT